Proteins found in one Thermoplasmata archaeon genomic segment:
- a CDS encoding glycosyltransferase family 4 protein — MKILLMAPWGDREIGGLSSHLLSLEKVIALAGHESSLASHEAIPRTLQESLWLVVKLWPGSRLQAMTAVVEILHGLLALREAIRGDTRLIHAHEPACLPAARWISRFVGAPVVLTVHSQYALGDIVAGYLRRGTRDAKFAWALEKYAFENADFVFTVTTRLRSFVLAEANVDPAKVMVRLNFVDTAEFAPRNAAEASKALRQGGVPLGTSTKGGHRIVLYSGRLSPRKGVDYLIRAARIVIDKDPNVRFLVTGDGPQFSDLKRLRAALGLDDYVTFLGKLDSALVKYVYNVADVVVLPSVTIEGVEEGTPMSALEAMASGVPVVCSAVGGLAEIVADGDTGYLVPEGSVERLADRILLTLEHDQTALIDRAMRYVRERRSLESYAKELTSFLVENQILPGDRRMRPPAFEAARSGGPWMAPVLKARRAASYARATYGEYFRHRQWGVGLAAEPIHRFLESDFHPEVRWIHASGGDEYLADPFGRVQFGRLQVVCERYRRDLSRGSLVTFEWPEDTDTPDAKVVLPLPGHVSYPFLLESEGHVYCVPETSQAGEVALYRADSFPDRWTKVRTLLGGFAGVDSTICRFDDRWWIFSMNVNEPDRKLHLWYADRLEGPWTPHLRNPVLDTPVSARPAGTPFLWKGNLYRPAQDCSRTYGGRVAINRVDELTPSTFRESVVSFVEPDPNGPYPLGLHTLSAAGEVTLIDGFRNVFSRTEFRRRLTEGPRNRRKTSRPT; from the coding sequence GGTCATCGCGCTCGCGGGCCACGAAAGCAGCCTGGCCTCCCACGAAGCGATCCCGCGAACCCTGCAGGAATCCCTGTGGTTAGTGGTCAAGCTGTGGCCCGGCAGCCGACTGCAAGCCATGACCGCGGTCGTCGAGATCCTCCACGGCCTCCTCGCTCTCCGCGAAGCCATTCGGGGGGATACGAGGCTGATTCACGCCCACGAGCCGGCCTGTCTTCCTGCCGCGCGGTGGATCTCTCGCTTCGTGGGCGCTCCGGTCGTGTTGACCGTACACTCGCAGTACGCTCTGGGGGACATCGTGGCCGGATACCTCCGTCGCGGCACCCGGGATGCAAAGTTTGCGTGGGCGTTGGAGAAGTACGCCTTCGAGAACGCGGATTTTGTGTTCACGGTCACCACACGCCTTCGCTCGTTCGTCCTCGCCGAAGCCAACGTCGACCCCGCCAAGGTCATGGTTCGACTCAACTTCGTGGATACGGCGGAGTTCGCGCCGCGCAACGCCGCAGAAGCGAGCAAGGCGCTGCGCCAAGGAGGCGTGCCCCTGGGTACGTCGACGAAGGGCGGGCACCGGATTGTCCTGTACTCGGGAAGACTGAGCCCCCGGAAAGGGGTCGACTACCTGATTCGGGCCGCCCGAATCGTCATCGACAAGGACCCTAACGTGCGGTTCTTGGTTACCGGAGACGGTCCCCAGTTCTCCGACCTGAAGAGGCTGCGGGCGGCCCTGGGTCTCGACGACTACGTCACGTTCCTTGGCAAGTTGGACTCCGCGTTGGTGAAGTACGTGTACAACGTCGCGGACGTCGTCGTTCTCCCTTCCGTGACGATTGAGGGCGTGGAAGAAGGGACCCCTATGAGCGCCCTCGAGGCCATGGCCTCGGGCGTCCCGGTCGTCTGCAGCGCGGTAGGCGGGCTTGCGGAGATTGTCGCGGACGGCGACACGGGGTATCTCGTGCCTGAAGGGTCGGTGGAGCGTTTGGCCGATCGCATCCTTCTGACCTTGGAGCACGACCAGACCGCGCTCATCGATCGGGCCATGCGGTACGTTCGGGAGCGCAGGTCCCTGGAGAGCTACGCGAAGGAGCTGACCAGCTTCCTCGTGGAGAATCAAATCCTCCCCGGCGACCGGCGCATGAGGCCACCCGCGTTCGAGGCCGCCCGATCCGGCGGCCCATGGATGGCGCCGGTGCTCAAAGCCAGGCGAGCTGCTTCCTACGCACGCGCCACGTACGGAGAGTATTTCCGTCACCGGCAATGGGGCGTCGGCTTGGCTGCGGAACCCATCCACCGTTTCCTCGAGTCGGACTTCCACCCGGAGGTGCGGTGGATTCATGCTTCGGGAGGCGACGAGTACCTGGCGGACCCGTTCGGCCGGGTCCAATTCGGCCGGCTGCAGGTGGTCTGCGAGAGATACCGTCGCGACCTGAGTCGAGGGTCGCTCGTCACGTTCGAGTGGCCCGAGGACACGGACACGCCCGACGCGAAGGTCGTCCTTCCGTTGCCAGGTCATGTCTCCTACCCGTTCCTCCTTGAGAGTGAGGGTCATGTGTACTGCGTCCCCGAGACCTCCCAGGCGGGCGAGGTCGCGCTCTACCGAGCCGACTCGTTCCCCGATCGCTGGACCAAGGTGAGAACCCTCCTGGGTGGCTTCGCGGGCGTCGACAGCACCATTTGCCGGTTCGACGACCGCTGGTGGATTTTCTCGATGAACGTGAACGAACCGGACCGCAAGCTCCACCTGTGGTACGCGGACCGCCTGGAGGGACCGTGGACGCCTCACCTGAGGAATCCCGTGCTGGACACCCCCGTGTCGGCTCGTCCCGCGGGGACGCCGTTCCTCTGGAAGGGGAACCTGTACAGGCCGGCCCAGGACTGCTCGAGAACCTACGGCGGCCGCGTCGCGATCAACCGCGTAGACGAGCTCACGCCGAGCACCTTCCGGGAGAGCGTTGTGTCGTTCGTCGAGCCGGACCCGAACGGACCGTACCCACTCGGGCTGCACACGCTCTCCGCTGCGGGCGAGGTGACGCTCATCGATGGGTTCCGGAACGTGTTCAGCCGCACCGAGTTCCGCCGCAGGCTCACGGAGGGACCACGGAACCGGCGCAAGACCTCGAGGCCGACGTAA